One Methanobacteriaceae archaeon genomic region harbors:
- a CDS encoding TIGR00288 family NYN domain-containing protein has product MRSFEKLTSLKDYIPLKRKEADEKNVGLLVDGPNMLRKEFSLNLDLVRGIMAEYGNMRVGKVLLNQYASDKLIEAIVNQGFTPIVVAGDTDVYMAVEAMELIYNPNIDVIALMTRDADFLPIINKAKENGKDTIVIGAEPGFSAALQNSADDAIILKAENGKDKNSRHNEPKETI; this is encoded by the coding sequence ATGCGTAGTTTTGAAAAACTAACTTCCTTAAAAGATTATATCCCTCTTAAAAGGAAGGAGGCTGACGAAAAAAATGTGGGATTGCTTGTCGATGGCCCAAACATGTTAAGAAAAGAATTCAGCCTTAATTTAGATTTAGTAAGGGGAATAATGGCCGAATATGGGAATATGAGGGTGGGTAAGGTTCTTTTAAATCAATATGCTTCTGATAAACTGATAGAAGCAATTGTAAATCAAGGATTTACTCCTATTGTTGTGGCCGGAGATACTGATGTTTATATGGCTGTAGAAGCTATGGAATTAATTTATAACCCTAATATTGATGTTATTGCACTTATGACTCGTGATGCTGATTTTTTACCAATAATTAATAAGGCCAAAGAAAATGGAAAAGATACTATTGTTATAGGGGCAGAACCTGGATTTAGTGCGGCACTTCAAAATTCAGCTGATGATGCTATCATATTAAAAGCTGAAAATGGAAAAGACAAAAATAGTCGCCACAATGAACCAAAAGAGACTATTTAA